From a single Cetobacterium somerae ATCC BAA-474 genomic region:
- a CDS encoding ABC transporter substrate-binding protein — protein sequence IGRKILGDRKDIRVDEISSLGVGYLGINTGKGALQNKNVRKAIAMGINRDIIIESVLSGAVEKANSILGPGVVGYSKETAPFEYNPEEAKKLLEESGYKDLSLTLVTSNNELRKQMAEIIQAQLKDIGINIKIEILEWAAFLTATGTGKSDLFMLGWSNSSGDADYGIGSVLHSSMKGSSGNRSFFDNPTFDALLDKGKIELDSTKRSELYAQAQNIMNEEVPVLPIYFMPASAGIREEVKGFVQSPINNPTFYKLSF from the coding sequence TATTGGTAGAAAAATTCTTGGAGATAGAAAAGATATTCGAGTTGATGAAATTAGCTCTCTTGGCGTAGGATACTTAGGTATTAATACTGGTAAAGGTGCTCTTCAGAATAAAAATGTTAGAAAAGCTATTGCAATGGGAATTAATAGAGACATTATTATTGAATCTGTTTTAAGTGGTGCTGTAGAAAAAGCCAACAGTATCTTAGGGCCTGGAGTAGTGGGATATTCTAAAGAAACTGCCCCATTTGAATATAATCCTGAAGAAGCTAAAAAGCTTTTAGAAGAATCTGGTTATAAAGATTTAAGTTTAACTTTAGTTACAAGTAACAATGAACTTAGAAAACAAATGGCTGAAATTATACAAGCTCAATTAAAAGATATTGGAATTAATATTAAAATTGAAATCTTAGAGTGGGCTGCATTTCTAACTGCAACTGGAACAGGAAAAAGTGACCTTTTTATGCTTGGATGGTCAAACTCATCTGGAGATGCTGATTACGGTATAGGTTCTGTTCTTCACAGTAGTATGAAAGGGTCTTCTGGTAATAGAAGCTTCTTTGATAATCCCACTTTCGATGCTCTTTTAGATAAAGGAAAAATCGAATTAGATTCTACTAAAAGATCTGAGTTATATGCTCAAGCTCAAAATATTATGAATGAGGAAGTTCCTGTTTTACCAATCTACTTTATGCCTGCAAGTGCTGGTATTAGAGAGGAAGTTAAAGGATTTGTTCAATCACCTATTAATAATCCTACTTTTTATAAATTATCATTTTAA
- the pepV gene encoding dipeptidase PepV: protein MNTRETLENYIDEHFQDTLKDIQKIVKIKTVKEESTIGAPFGLGLKKGLEETLKIAKDLGFKTVNLDNYIGYAEFGEGEEYIGVLGHIDVVPEGDHSKWSVPPYSGDIVGKNMISRGALDNKGPIISALHSMKALKECVPSFNHRVRIIFGTNEESGDEDIKYYLSKEKAPKYAFTPDGQFPVVFSEKGIYTFSFKDTFTKENSSILDIVGGTRSNVVPEEAKVFLKKDLFEKVLKELEKFKDTPCKIEVLEKENCLEVTCKGVPAHASSPQRGINPITWLFRFLNKVISERDSLKRFVNFMDSVVGVETDGSGLDIKTKNEETGDLTLSCGIVKTTQEKKSLSIYVKFNIRYPVTTNEKQLDATLSKVGGENNIEFVKENHNAPLYFPTEHPLVEKLQKVFKEITDRDDKPVALGGGTYAKLMPNTVAFGPNFKEFKGNPHGFDEKMDLDMLKQGMLMYALGVLELV, encoded by the coding sequence TTGAATACTAGAGAAACTCTAGAGAACTATATAGATGAACACTTTCAAGATACTTTAAAAGATATCCAAAAAATTGTTAAAATTAAAACTGTAAAAGAGGAGAGCACCATCGGTGCTCCCTTTGGTTTAGGATTAAAAAAAGGATTGGAAGAAACATTAAAAATAGCAAAAGATCTAGGGTTTAAAACTGTAAATTTAGATAATTACATTGGTTATGCTGAATTTGGAGAGGGAGAAGAGTACATAGGAGTTTTAGGTCATATAGATGTGGTACCAGAGGGAGATCACTCAAAATGGAGTGTACCGCCATATAGTGGAGATATAGTTGGGAAAAATATGATTTCAAGAGGTGCTTTAGATAATAAAGGACCAATAATCTCAGCACTACATTCAATGAAAGCTCTAAAAGAGTGTGTTCCAAGTTTTAATCATAGAGTTAGAATAATATTTGGAACAAATGAAGAGAGTGGAGATGAGGATATAAAGTATTACTTATCTAAAGAAAAAGCTCCAAAATATGCATTTACTCCAGATGGGCAATTTCCAGTTGTATTTTCAGAAAAGGGGATATATACATTCTCTTTTAAAGATACTTTTACAAAGGAAAATAGTTCAATATTAGATATAGTTGGAGGAACAAGATCAAATGTAGTTCCTGAAGAGGCTAAAGTATTTTTAAAAAAAGATTTATTTGAAAAGGTTTTAAAAGAGTTGGAAAAATTTAAAGATACTCCATGTAAAATTGAAGTTTTAGAAAAAGAAAACTGTTTAGAAGTTACATGTAAAGGAGTACCAGCTCACGCAAGCTCCCCACAAAGAGGTATAAATCCAATAACATGGTTATTTAGATTTTTAAATAAAGTTATATCTGAAAGGGATTCTTTAAAAAGATTTGTTAATTTTATGGATAGTGTTGTTGGAGTAGAAACTGACGGAAGTGGATTAGATATAAAAACTAAAAATGAAGAAACAGGTGATTTAACTTTAAGTTGTGGAATTGTAAAAACAACTCAGGAAAAAAAATCTTTATCAATATATGTTAAGTTTAATATTAGATATCCTGTGACTACTAATGAAAAACAGTTAGATGCTACACTTAGTAAAGTAGGAGGAGAAAATAATATAGAGTTTGTAAAAGAGAATCATAATGCACCCCTATATTTTCCTACAGAGCATCCATTGGTTGAAAAACTTCAAAAAGTTTTTAAAGAGATAACAGATAGAGATGATAAACCTGTAGCTTTAGGAGGGGGAACATATGCAAAACTTATGCCAAATACAGTTGCATTTGGACCAAACTTTAAAGAGTTTAAGGGAAATCCTCATGGATTTGATGAGAAAATGGATTTAGATATGTTAAAGCAAGGAATGCTAATGTATGCTTTAGGAGTTTTAGAATTAGTATAA
- a CDS encoding PTS sugar transporter subunit IIB, with translation MKKILLLCSAGMSTSIVVKKMLESAEKRGIPVEIKAVGLEMFQENLDKYDTFLLGPQVKFRKDELNKIAQGVGKKVEVINMMDYGMMKGDKILDFALSLIEE, from the coding sequence ATGAAAAAAATATTACTACTTTGTTCAGCAGGGATGTCAACAAGTATAGTTGTTAAAAAAATGTTAGAATCAGCAGAAAAAAGAGGAATACCTGTAGAGATAAAAGCTGTTGGATTAGAGATGTTCCAAGAGAACTTAGATAAATATGATACATTTTTACTAGGGCCTCAAGTTAAATTTAGAAAAGATGAGCTTAATAAGATAGCTCAAGGTGTTGGAAAAAAAGTTGAAGTTATAAATATGATGGACTATGGAATGATGAAAGGTGATAAAATATTAGATTTTGCTCTTTCATTAATTGAGGAGTAG